In the genome of Nymphaea colorata isolate Beijing-Zhang1983 chromosome 9, ASM883128v2, whole genome shotgun sequence, one region contains:
- the LOC116260447 gene encoding G-box-binding factor 1, with protein sequence MGSGEEGKPSKPAASTQETLSTHSYPDWATPVQAYYGSGATPPSFFQSPVPSSPMPHPYLWGGQHLMPPYGTPLPYPALYAHGGIYAHPSMTPVPVTSTTEAEGKASDDKARGLVKKSKGGTGNLGFNCGKSGDGGKAGSGSGNEGISHSGESGSEDSSDASEDNENRHEIRRRAFDQMIVDGANAQLNSAAQYISRTGESCLTGQGQTTAVPPATVPGNPAGPTTNLNIGMDLWNASPAGAVNVKARSAAAGVPPAIVPAPIIAREGVPSDLWIQDERELKRQRRKQSNRESARRSRLRKQAECEELAAKVELLNTENQNLRTELQQLSDECEKLTSENASILEQLSRYYGPEALSMLDQENADTVTYSAISNEGNGHPRDLSRGSSLISGPKNNKFFSTNGKVESRKN encoded by the exons ATGGGATctggagaagaaggaaaacctTCCAAACCAGCTGCTTCAACACAG GAAACTCTATCAACGCATTCCTATCCTGATTGGGCGACACCAGTGCAG GCATACTATGGTTCTGGAGCTACACCTCCAAGTTTTTTCCAATCACCTGTTCCATCTTCTCCAATGCCACACCCCTACTTGTGGGGAGGACAG CATTTAATGCCACCATATGGGACACCACTTCCATACCCTGCACTTTATGCACATGGTGGAATTTATGCTCATCCTAGCATGACTCCG GTTCCAGTGACCTCAACTACTGAAGCAGAAGGAAAAGCCTCAGATGATAAAGCACGGGGTTTGGTGAAGAAGTCAAAGGGAGGAACTGGAAACTTAGGTTTTAATTGTGGAAAATCTGGAGATGGTGGAAAAGCAGGATCTGGTTCAGGAAATGAGGGTATCTCACACAG TGGGGAGAGTGGAAGTGAAGATTCATCAGATGCCAGCGAGGATAATGAAAATCGTCAT GAAATAAGGAGAAGAGCTTTTGACCAGATGATAGTAGATG GAGCAAATGCTCAGCTAAACAGTGCTGCACAATACATTAGCCGAACTGGAGAATCATGTTTAACTGGTCAGGGTCAAACAACAGCAGTTCCTCCTGCAACTGTACCAGGAAACCCTGCTGGACCAACAACCAATCTTAATATAGGGATGGATCTATGGAATGCATCTCCAGCTGGAGCAGTAAATGTGAAAGCAAGATCTGCTGCAGCTGGTGTTCCACCGGCAATTGTGCCAGCACCAATAATTGCACGAGAAGGGGTTCCTTCCGATCTCTGGATACAG GATGAACGTGAATTGAAGAGGCAAAGGAGAAAGCAATCTAATCGTGAATCTGCAAGAAGATCAAGGCTTCGTAAACAA GCAGAGTGCGAAGAACTAGCAGCAAAGGTGGAGCTACTGAACACTGAGAATCAAAATCTCCGAACTGAACTCCAGCAACTTTCTGATGAGTGTGAGAAGCTTACAtctgaaaatgcatcaatattG GAACAACTGTCTCGGTATTATGGACCTGAAGCACTATCTATGTTAGATCAAGAAAATGCAGATACAGTAACTTATTCTGCTATTAGCAACGAAGGAAATGGACACCCGCGTGACTTATCAAGGGGCAGCAGTTTGATTTCTGGTCccaaaaataacaaattttttaGCACCAATGGGAAGGTCGAATCCAGAAAAAATTGA
- the LOC116259863 gene encoding arabinosyltransferase RRA2-like — protein MKGRREAILSKGQSIRGSRIFIGIGIGILIGSFFAFFYPSGFIRRPPHNEELLDISNFEVSSINCATPEQISSLGSEVISLSKKNEELERQIRELNLTLQIAEKAMELAEERFLASGKQQKAGNVGTVKSVRTNPTIVADPAVNPRLQKVLEEVAVNKEIIVAVANINVKDMLEVWFGSIKHVGIPNYLVVALDDATVSFCKRKGVPVYRRNPDEGVDSVAKNGDNHAISGLKFRILREFLQLGYSVLLSDVDIVYLQNPFDHLYRDCDVESMTDGHDNSTAYGYNDVSDEPTMGWARYAHTMRIWVYNSGFFYIRPTIPSIELLDRVAHRLATKKGLWDQAVFNEELCFPSHPGYDGLHASRRTMDFYKFMNSKVLFKSVRKDPNLAKLKPVIVHINYHPDKLPRMKAVVEYYVDGKQDALRNFPDGSDW, from the exons ATGAAAGGGCGGCGAGAAGCGATTTTGTCGAAAGGCCAGTCGATTCGAGGGTCGAGAATCTTCATAGGTATTGGAATCGGCATTCTCATTGGCTCCTTCTTCGCCTTCTTTTACCCCAGTGGCTTCATCCGTCGCCCACCACACAATGAAGAACTGCTCGATATATCCAATTTTGAG GTCAGTTCGATTAACTGTGCAACTCCAGAACAAATTAGCTCGTTGGGCTCCGAGGTGATTTCTTTGTCGAAGAAGAACGAGGAATTGGAGCGACAGATCAGGGAGTTGAACTTGACACTTCAGATTGCAGAAAAGGCAATGGAACTTGCTGAGGAACGATTCCTTGCATCGGGGAAGCAGCAGAAAGCCGGCAATGTCGGTACTGTTAAGAGCGTGAGGACGAATCCGACCATTGTTGCGGATCCGGCCGTCAATCCGAGGCTGCAGAAGGTCCTTGAGGAAGTGGCTGTTAACAAAGAGATTATTGTTGCTGTTGCTAACATCAATGTTAAGGACATGCTGGAGGTTTGGTTCGGGAGCATCAAGCACGTGGGGATCCCCAACTATTTGGTTGTGGCGCTAGATGATGCCACTGTGAGCTTCTGCAAGCGAAAGGGTGTTCCAGTTTACAGGAGGAACCCAGATGAAGGTGTCGATTCTGTTGCCAAGAACGGAGACAACCATGCAATTTCAGGCTTGAAATTTCGAATTCTGAGGGAATTCTTGCAGCTTGGCTACAGTGTTCTTCTCTCTGACGTTGACATTGTCTATCTGCAAAACCCATTTGATCATCTATACAGAGATTGTGATGTAGAATCCATGACCGATGGCCATGACAATTCGACCGCCTATGGGTATAATGATGTTTCTGATGAGCCTACAATGGGGTGGGCTCGCTATGCTCACACTATGCGCATATGGGTTTACAACTCTGGTTTCTTCTACATCAGACCTACCATTCCATCAATTGAGCTTCTGGATCGTGTTGCGCACAGGCTTGCTACAAAAAAGGGTCTGTGGGATCAAGCAGTCTTCAATGAGGAGCTCTGCTTCCCTTCTCACCCTGGATATGATGGCCTCCATGCATCAAGGAGAACCATGGATTTCTATAAATTCATGAACAGCAAAGTTTTGTTCAAGAGTGTCAGAAAGGACCCCAACTTGGCCAAGTTAAAGCCTGTGATTGTTCATATAAACTATCATCCTGATAAGCTTCCTAGAATGAAAGCAGTTGTAGAGTATTATGTGGACGGGAAGCAAGATGCATTACGGAACTTTCCTGATGGTTCTGACTGGTGA